One window of the Oncorhynchus mykiss isolate Arlee chromosome 5, USDA_OmykA_1.1, whole genome shotgun sequence genome contains the following:
- the ccn1l1 gene encoding cellular communication network factor 1, like 1 encodes MKITFSLWTMMRQASISSVVFLSCTVMLVQGGCPRQCSCPTSPPSCPPGVSWVTDSCGCCKVCARQYNQDCNPSQPCDHIKGLHCHLGSGGDPATGLCRAEAMGRPCELNGRVYQHGEDFQPSCQHQCSCMDGVVGCMPLCPHQVPLPGWHCSRPRLARLPGRCCEEWLCDDDNHIKEDSREVDHAPPPSPPQHPDLASNELLMAPTPWDSSAGASYQEWISSPQSHALLPSTCFLQTTDWSPCSATCGMGVSSRVTSSNAECRLARETRLCQIRQCDLALTPSPKKGKKCQRTIRPRKPVRIKFTGCSTARQYRPRSCGLCADGSCCTPSLTRTVNLHFRCPGGRQDFTRSVMWIQRCRCSQSCQSQGLASPGSLSLPNDIHTFSH; translated from the exons ATGAAAATCACGTTTTCTTTGTGGACAATGATGCGACAAGCAAGCATCTCCTCGGTGGTGTTTCTATCTTGCACTGTCATGCTG GTGCAGGGTGGATGCCCGCGGCAGTGCTCGTGCCCCACCTCACCGCCCTCATGCCCACCAGGTGTCAGCTGGGTGACAGACTCCTGCGGCTGCTGTAAGGTGTGTGCCAGGCAGTACAACCAGGACTGCAACCCTAGCCAGCCCTGTGACCACATCAAGGGCCTGCACTGCCACCTAGGGTCTGGAGGAGACCCGgcgacaggactgtgtcgag CTGAGGCCATGGGTCGTCCCTGTGAGCTGAACGGCCGGGTCTACCAACACGGGGAGGACTTCCAGCCCAGCTGCCAGCACCAGTGCAGCTGTATGGACGGCGTGGTGGGCTGCATGCCCCTGTGCCCACACCAGGTACCACTACCAGGTTGGCACTGCTCCCGGCCCCGGCTGGCCAGGCTGCCAGGACGCTGCTGCGAGGAGTGGCTTTGTGAcgatgacaaccatatcaaggaGGACTCCAGAGAGGTGGACCACGCTCCACCTCCTTCCCCACCCCAGCACCCTGATCTTGCCAGCAATGAGCTGCTCATGGCTCCCACCCCCTGGGACTCAAGTGCTGGAGCGTCATATCAAG AGTGGATCTCCTCCCCCCAGTCCCATGCCTTACTTCCCTCAACCTGCTTCCTGCAAACCACTGATTGGTCGCCTTGCTCAGCCACGTGTGGGATGGGTGTGTCCAGCCGAGTAACCAGTAGCAACGCTGAGTGTCGGTTGGCCAGAGAGACACGACTGTGCCAGATCCGACAGTGTGATCTTGCCCTCACCCCTTCTCCCAAG AAAGGGAAGAAGTGCCAACGCACAATACGTCCTCGCAAACCTGTCCGGATCAAGTTCACCGGCTGCTCTACAGCGCGCCAGTATCGTCCTCGTTCCTGTGGCTTGTGTGCCGACGGCAGCTGCTGCACTCCTTCTCTGACGCGCACGGTGAACCTTCACTTCCGCTGTCCCGGAGGCAGGCAGGACTTTACCCGTAGCGTCATGTGGATCCAGCGTTGCCGGTGCAGCCAGAGCTGCCAAAGTCAAGGGCTTGCCTCCCCGGGCTCTCTCAGTCTGCCTAACGACATCCATACCTTCTCCCACTGA